The proteins below are encoded in one region of Misgurnus anguillicaudatus chromosome 24, ASM2758022v2, whole genome shotgun sequence:
- the LOC129438665 gene encoding uncharacterized protein, which translates to MELSDVKEAALLSWVNGLCPEEPVWKILKIKDGQLRRFAYKVCGKMSCETLLVPPFSETIKIIFNILMDEFVFNRGQSAVISKKINEGIELELQLAKVVLVLCYCDFKINNMIPDLDVKTELMISSMFRFVKDDVDGLSLDECLDKFLTKDCVLHLSSSSECSINSSFCTGDESPFFGWFHGPPRDGDQLEKELANQISIIPEKDGIISQLQHRMDHLLQKIGEFEKGHDVYQLELQEKKECLLQRVHEIVKQCQDFKTSSSQKEIKINELREENATLAAQVQNAFAQLKRAEEEIAKLTLACEMSRSKWENELNEAVTQRALTKIESLQIKVLELTEQISSKDDEIRKLSNWNDSLNHEVKLVKDQNVEINEVIKSIRKDHEDTIRKLQQELRCAAFTASKKQEDIMVLSAEVTHLKEKICHYNENKHQKHLEFSVLEAEHKVLMENMTSLQSQLAEVKTMSAQKESELLLLQQQLCHQETQRKTTLELETARCEELEKTVSQLQAKVLEISSVASESEACLTSLQNEMKDQERLRAQLELKVEGQSVSILGLNDIAIKWKQQCKQLLETVKMMLEKINHYNYIKQQLVKAQEMNKSLMNSLEASRRDIEALKTELTLARMERDQEKDKVESLQTQVNLSVRRLQKQRRVNDDIDYLRVPFEWQDNNKFNDLLNSYSHLAPSGETSTLQKTPGSVKAKESVCSPPSSQYRRKLAAQHFRPVSTNLFRGNDVTATSSKTNELQENETKHAADDLMRIAELQARNKACLPHMKSSYPLESRHNMGIPSLTLTDEHLRMGSPQETIQHAASHLRSSQKMHSLHDRNRFGSQRAATPEMNESTSCFSQTTVKGRHENMHPVCKAKQKQHVVFTIPNTPQPRRGGTLLHRGRIFKNSCKSATASSHILRSTLRKSPCSKPYVKKTSH; encoded by the exons ATGGAGTTAAGTGATGTGAAGGAAGCGGCTCTGTTGTCATGG GTAAACGGCTTGTGTCCAGAGGAACCCGTTTGGAAAATCCTTAAAATTAAGGATGGACAACTCCGGAGGTTTGCCTACAAAGT ATGTGGGAAAATGTCTTGTGAAACGTTGTTGGTGCCACCATTTTCAGAGACTATTAAAATCATTTTCAACATACTGATGG ACGAATTTGTCTTTAACAGAGGACAAAGTGCAGTTATCTCTAAGAAGATAAATGAAGGAATTGAACTTGAGCTTCAGCTCGCCAAG GTGGTTCTTGTCCTCTGttattgtgattttaaaataaacaacatgatTCCTGATTTAGACGTCAAGACTGAG CTGATGATCTCATCGATGTTTCGCTTCGTAAAAGATGACGTTGATGGTCTGTCTTTAGATGAATGCCTAGATAAGTTTCTAACCAAAGACT GCGTCTTGCATTTATCCTCTAGTAGTGAGTGCAGCATCAATTCATCATTTTGTACCGGTGATGAGTCTCCATTCTTCGGCTGGTTTCACGGTCCTCCCAGAGACGGAGACCAACTAGAAAAAGAGCTGGCCAATCAGATTAGCATCATCCCTGAGAAAG ATGGTATCATCTCTCAACTGCAGCACCGAATGGATCATCTCCTACAAAAAATAGGAGAATTTGAGAAGGGCCATGATGTATATCAGCTGGAACTTCAGGAGAAGAAAGAATG TCTTCTCCAAAGAGTGCACGAGATTGTAAAGCAATGTCAAGATTTCAAAACCAGCAGCTCTCAGAAAGAAATCAAGATTAATGAGCTGAGAGAGGAAAATGCAACTCTTGCTGCTCAG GTCCAAAATGCTTTTGCCCAGCTGAAAAGAGCTGAGGAGGAGATTGCTAAACTCACACTGGCTTGTGAAATGTCTCGGTCTAAATGGGAGAATGAGCTGAATGAAGCTGTCACACAGAGG gctttgaccaaaattgagagCCTCCAGATAAAAGTTCTGGAACTGACTGAGCAAATATCCTCGAAGGATGATGAAATCAGGAAATTAAGTAATTGGAATGACTCTCTAAACCATGAGGTGAAGCTTGTGAAGGATCAAAATGTTGAAATAAATGAAGTGATCAAATCAATTCGGAAAGACCATGAGGATACTATTAGGAAACTTCAGCAAGAACTTCGCTGTGCTGCTTTTACTGCATCAAAGAAACAGGAAGACATTATGGTTCTGTCAGCTGAAGTAACACATCTAAAAGAAAAGATCTGTCActacaatgaaaacaaacatcAGAAGCATCTGGAGTTTTCTGTTTTAGAGGCAGAACACAAAGTGCTGATGGAAAACATGACCTCTCTTCAGAGCCAGTTAGCTGAGGTTAAAACTATGAGTGCCCAGAAGGAATCTGAGCTCCTCTTGCTTCAGCAGCAACTTTGCCATCAAGAAACCCAGAGAAAAACAACTTTGGAGCTTGAGACAGCCAGGTGTGAGGAGCTTGAGAAGACTGTGAGTCAACTTCAGGCAAAAGTCCTAGAGATCTCCTCTGTTGCCTCTGAGAGCGAAGCTTGTTTGACTTCTCTTCAGAATGAGATGAAGGATCAAGAGAGGCTTAGAGCTCAACTGGAGCTGAAGGTGGAGGGACAAAGTGTCTCCATCCTTGGTTTAAATGATATTGCCATAAAATGGAAGCAGCAATGTAAACAGCTTTTGGAGACGGTGAAGATGATGTTGGAGAAAATCAATCATTACAACTATATCAAACAGCAGCTGGTGAAGGCTCAGGAGATGAACAAGTCTCTTATGAACTCCCTAGAGGCCAGCAGGAGAGATATCGAAGCTCTGAAGACCGAACTGACACTGGCTCGCATGGAACGAGACCAGGAGAAGGACAAAGTCGAAAGCTTGCAGACTCAA GTAAACCTTTCTGTCCGGCGTCTACAAAAACAGAGGAGGGTGAATGATGACATCGACTACCTTAGAGTCCCATTTGAATGGCAGGACAACAACAAGTTCAATGATTTGCTCAATTCTTACAG CCATTTGGCACCGTCTGGTGAGACCAGCACTCTGCAG AAGACACCGGGAAGTGTTAAAGCAAAGGAATCTGTTTGTAGTCCACCCTCTTCCCAATATCGGCGCAAACTGGCTGCCCAGCATTTCAGACCTGTCTCTACAAATCTCTTCAGGGGAAATGATGTAACCGCAACTTCATCTAAAACAAATGAACTTCAAG AGAATGAAACAAAACACGCTGCAGATGACTTGATGCGCATCGCTGAACTGCAGGCACGAAACAAAGCCTGCCTACCTCACATGAAGAGCAGCTACCCGCTGGAGTCCAGG CATAATATGGGAATTCCATCTTTAACATTAACGGATGAACACCTGCGTATGGGTAGCCCACAAGAGACCATTCAACATGCTGCTTCACACCTACGTTCATCACAAAAGATGCATAGCTTGCATGATCGAAATCGCTTTGGATCCCAGCGAGCAGCCACACCTGAG ATGAATGAGTCGACAAGCTGCTTCTCTCAGACGACTGTAAAGGGCAGGCATGAGAACATGCATCCAGTCTGTAAG GCTAAGCAAAAGCAACATGTGGTGTTCACGATTCCTAATACTCCACAGCCCCGCAGAGGTGGGACTTTGCTGCATCGTGGAAGGATCTTTAAGAACTCCTGCAAATCTGCCACCGCTTCCAGTCACATCCTCCGCTCAACGCTGAGAAAGTCTCCATGTAGCAAACCTTATGTGAAGAAG ACTTCACACTAA